The stretch of DNA GAATACAACAATAAAGGAAGCAACTAAAACTGCAAGAACAACCAAAAAAATAAGCACTTTTTTCATTTTTCCCCCTTAGTAATGTACCTTATAAATGACAATTCTTCCGTTGATGACTTTGATAAAAATATTAAGAGATTTTGCATCATTTGCTTCAATATATATTTTATTGTTTACGATTTTCCACTGTGGACTGTCTTTTTGCAATACTGGATTCAGGATTTCCCAGTTTCCATTTTTTGCCTTTTTAAAGATAATTCCGTCAATGACTGCATAAACGACCCCGTTTGAATCGATTGAAAAGCTGTTTACATAGTCTCTTCCCTCCTTAAACCACGGCGGCAGAAAACTTGTAAAAGTCTTGCCTCCGTCAGTCGATAAGAACATTTTGCCATTGAAGGTTATGTATATTCTTTTGTAGTCTGTTGGGTCAACCGCAATTCTTTCGGAATCGATTGCGGAGAGTAATTTCCAAACTGTGCCGTTATCTTCTGATTTGAGAATTCCACGGTTAGAAGCACCATAAATGATATTCGGGCTTTCGGGTGTAAATGAAACTGCAAATAATTTTGTAAAACCTGTTGTATCCCCATTTATTGCAAAAAGTCTCATAAACCTTCTTCCGCCATCATTTGATACATAAAGCACATTTCCCAAAACCAGGATATTAGAAGGATTGTAAGGATTTATGTACACAATAGATCCATCGTTGAGAATCTTTTTCCACTTTTTTCCATTATCTTCTGATCTTGATACTGAGTCAGAGGTTCCAACATAGATTGTGTTTGGGTTTCCTGGATCAACTGCTATAGAGTCAATATCCTCAAAATCTGCAACCTTTGTAAAATGCAATCCATAATCATCTGTTCTAAACAATCCATATAGTCCCGATATGCTGTCTTCCTTCCTTACCCATCCATAGAATATTGCTGGATTATTTGGATCAACTGCTTTTACTGAAAATGATAGTCCATCAGGGTAGGTTACAAATGTTTTGCCACCATCTTTTGAGACCATTGATTTTGTATAAATAACTAACGGATCTTTCGGGTGAGGCAAAGGAAAGTCATTTGCTCCGAGGTTATCTAAGTCGGCTATTACAAAATCCTTTAAGAAATTTAAGCTATCAGAGAGGATGTAAATTCTATTATTCTCTTTTAATATCTCGATTTTATTGGGAATGTTTTTCGGACTAACTTTTACAAAGTGACCATCTGAATCCACTTCTCCAAAATTTGACTCAATAAGATTTCCATCCTGATTAAAAACCACATAGTCAGTTAAATAGTATTTTAAGTCTCCGTATATACGGTACGGAAATTGCTTTATTACATCATATGTATTGATTTTTATTTCTACAATACCGTCTTTGTCAGTTTTTAGATTTGATAAACCAATTGATTTGTTCCTTGCTATGTTTCCTTTGGCATCGGTAAGTAGAAGCCGTAAATTTACAGTTTCTCCTGCAAAAAGAAGTATTACATTCTCATCTTCTTTATTCCCACTTAGTGAAGCAAGAGTTGGAGCATTCAAAACTTTTGCTTTATAAGTAACTTTAAATTTATATTCTTCGTATCTGTAAGCTGAACAACTCAAAACAGCACCTTTATGCATTAACCTATATTCTCCCAATTCATCAAAAGTCATTTTTCCGCCAAATTTTCTTATAACTTCTCCTTTTTGATTTCTATACTTTGTTGGCTCTGTAAGAAAGTGAGTCTCTTTTCCAGATGGAGAAACAATATCAAAGGAATCTAAAACTGTATATCCGCTTAGTTCCAGGGTATCGTTTAAGTAAACATTGATAATAAAATTGTTCGGAGTTCGATAGTCAACTCTTGGCTGTTTAAACTCAATTATTTCACAACTTTCTATTGGGGATTGTTGTTGCTTACTACATCCTAAAGCACTCATCATGAACGCAATCGTTAGCAAAAAAATAAGCGCTTTTCTCATAAAGCATTTCCTCCTTATTTATTGCTCTTTTCATATTTTACTATCATCTCTAAAAAAATTCATCGATTTAAAAACCCTTAAGTGGGTTTGTATTAATAATTTCTTCCACTACTTCAAAGCCCTTTGGGAATGCATAATTGTAACGAGCAGGAAGAGCAAAGACATATTTGGAGTTTCTGCCAAGTTCGGTGGGACCGATTGGTGCAGCACCTATATGAAACTTTTCTTGTTGAAGCGTATCCCACTGTTCGAGTGTGAACACCATTATGGGGATATCCTGTGTTGGGACTTCTTTGGTCCACTGGGGACTCCTTATCAAAATCAGTGGTCCTTCTTCGCTTGCAACTTCTCCATTTGCACCTTCACTATACCCCGTCCATTTGTCTTTAATAATTTTGTAACCCTGCCATGTCAAAGGCAAATCAAAAGTAAAACCATATTCTGTATTTTTGTACTGAATTGTTTTAAAACATTGTTTAAATAGACCATTACTTACTTCAAGAATATGTGAGACATTAATATCTTCTTGATATCCTCTCATAAAAGAAGACATCCAACTTTCGCCATATTCTTCAATCATCCAGGCGCTGAAACCAGGACCTAAAGTCTCTTTGCTCCAATCAATCCGGGGTCCAAGAATTCCCAAATTCAATTTCTCTCGCATTGCATAAAGTGCGTTGCTAAAGCCTACTACAATGATTGGGTAGAATTTTTGAGGATACTCTCTAAGCCACCCTTGCGGTAAAAGGTCTATTGCATCCTTATCAATCCAGATAGGTATTATATATGTGCTTGTGCAGGAGTTGAGTGTTTTAAAATCAGTCACTTTCAAAATCTGAGGATATTTCTTAAGTTCAGTGTCAGTAATAAGCCCACCATTTCGAGGTGCAAGATAAATTGCCTGGATCCCTTCTTCTCCGCCCGGAGAAACATATATGTCACTTATATTCGTCTGTGAACTTCCATTAGAGATGTTGGTGTTTGTTTGAGTTTGTCCCTGTTTCTTTTGTGTAATCCACAGTGCATAAATAGCCATTAAAATAACTACGACTGCAACAATTGCTACAACTTTTGCAATTTTTCCTTTGAATATGTTTTTCATTTTTCACCTTCTCTACAATATTAGATATATGAAGTGGTAAAAAAGTTCCACAATTTTTGAAGAATTTTGAAAGAATTTTTTACAAATAATAATTTGGCTTAAAATGAAGTAGTGATAATGGAAGTTAAATTTTTGTTCGGAGATTTTGGAGTTAATTTTTTAAAAAAGTGGAACTTTTTCTGAAATTTTGTATCTAATATTATGAGAGAATTTGGAGGACAAAATGAGAAAAGAAATTATTTTAATAACACGGTTATGCTAAGAGGGGTGGTGAAAGATGAGCAAAACCTCAAAAATTTTTATTATCGCCTTAATGGTCTTTGGCATCTTAATTTTAACATCGCTTGAGTCGATGCAATTCACAAATTCCGCCCCGAAGGTAATCGATCTTTCGAATATAACGCTTCCCTCCTACAAGCTTCCTCCTAATGCAAAAGTAACTAAAGAAAAAATAAGGGATAATTTAATAAAAGAAATTAAAATGTGTAGAGAATGGAATATACCGTGGGATCCTCACTTTCCCGACGGCACAGTTCCTACAAGAGTCCAGGTAATTACAATCCCTTACGGAGAATATACAAGAATATTCCTTGAAAATAAAGATGCTTCTGTTGCTACACCAAAAGATAAGTTGTATATACTTGTTGGCATTGATATTGCAGAGCCTCTAAAACAATTAGCTTTTAATATGGTGAGCATTCCACCAACTCAATTGAGGCTGTGGGAGAGGACGGGAGCACTCGATTCAAATAGACCTGTTGTGAATCAGGAACTTTTCCTTATAGATCCGATGACTGGCATTGCTGTGGAACATGGTTTCTACCAGGGTATATTCATTTTTCCGAAGCAGGATTGAAAAAAGCTTTAAATTATTTTTTGTAAGTAGTATAATTATGCTGATAGTAAAAGGAGGTAGGAAAAAATGAATGCAAAAAGGTTAGTTTCGTTGTTAGTCCTTGTTGTATTGATTTTTACTTCGTGCGGGGCAAAAGAAAGCAAAGGGGCTTATTCGAATGAAAGCCTTAAATACCTTCCGCAACTTATTCCTTATAGAGCAGGAGAATATTGGGGATACTGTAACAAAGATAAGCATATCATCGTCCAGCCAAAATATTCTGAAGCCTATCTTCTAAGTGAAGGTCTTGCAGCAGTTAATCTTAACGGAAAATGGGGATACATAGACGAAAAAGGGAATACTGTTATACAGCCCAAATTTGGTATGGCAGGGAATTTTCACGAAGGGCTTGCCTATGTCAGTATCGGAAACAAGTATGGTTATATAGATGCAAAAGGGAAATTAGTTATAAATCCTATGTTTGATAGTGCCTGGGATTTCCATAATGGCATTGCAATGGTTTCAATGAACATCCCGAAGGTTGGCACTAAATACGGATATATAGATAAAACTGGAAAATACATAGTAGAACCTAAGTTTGACTATGGATATGATTTTAACGGTAGTTTTGCAGTTGTAATGTCCGGGTGGAAACAAGGCGTTATCAATAAGTATGGAAAGATAATTGTCCCAACCAAATATGACCAAGTGTTTATAGTAGAGAATACGCTGGGTTTATTTGCAGTTAGGTCGGGTGATAAGTATGGTTTATTTGATGCGAAGGGTAAAATGGTTCTTTCGATAAAATATGACTATATTGGGAACTTTGTGGATGGACTTGCTCCAACGGGTCTGAACGGCAAATGGGGATATATAAATACAAAAGGGCAAGTTGCTATTCCTTTCACATTTGATGGTGCGGAGGATTTTCATGAAGGGCTTGCTTCGGTATCTGTCAAGGGTAACTATGGATATATTGACGAGAAAGGTAGGTTTATTATAAAGCCTGCATATAAATGCTCTTATATGTTTAGTGAAGGGCTTGCCGCAGTTCAGGATAAGAGTGGCAAATGGGGTTACATAAATAAAAGTGGTACAGTTGTGATCAAGCCTGTTTACGATGAAGCAAACAATTTTTCGGAGGGTCTTGCTTATGTAAAAGCAGGGGGAACTCAAAAATTTATCGACAAGAATGGGAATACAGCATTTGTAATACCAGCATCTTTTGACAAACTCGGTTATGTAATTTCGTATCCATATTTTGTAAATGGTTTGATAACAGTTGTCTTACCACAAGGCGCAGGTGTTTCTAAGACCATTGGTTATATGGATGGCAGAGGGACGCAATACTGGGAAGAGAAGAAATAGAAAAGTATTAGAAGTGCTAAAGGTAGAAGCCTTATAAAGGGATTTTAAGATGGAAGGACTCAAGGGGGAGAAAAAGTTATCGAGTTCAGGAAAAGTCTTTATTTTTATTGCTTTTGCAATTCTCCTTGTAACATTTGCTTTGAGTATTTTCTTTTATCCCCGTCTTCCTCAGGTTATTGCAACGCACTGGAATGCATTCGGCGAAGTTGATGGTTTTATGCAAAAGTCCTGGGGTGTATTTACCCTGCCTATTTTTTCCTCTGCCATAACTTTGTTTTTTATTCTTGTGCCAAAAATTTTCAGGACGAAAGAAAGTGAAAAATTCAGGGAAATATATTACGAAATAGCAATTTTTTTGTCTTTGTTATTCTTGCTTGCACAAATTCATACGCTCCTTTGGAATATCGGGATAAAGCTTAACGCAAATGTTTTCATTTCTTTTACCTTGGGAGGACTTTTAATGTCTTTTGCACTTATACTTGACGATATGGGGAAGCGTATAGAGAATGAAACAAAGGGAGACATTACTTTTTCAGAACGCTATGATTTGAATAGTGTTAAAGCGGTAAGCCTTACTTTTAAAGTAATCGGAATTATCGCTATTCTTGGAGCCTTTTTCCCGAGATACTCGGTTTGGTTTGTTGTTTTCCCTCTAATGTTTTCTCCATTTCTAATAGCACTTTTTATTTCAATAAAATCGTAACAAAAAGGAGGAAATTGTGGAAAATGTTTGGACAATTTTTAAGGATGCTTTTAAAGAGTGGATTAAGAAGTGGTGGTTTGTTGGTTCGTTTTTTGTGGTTCCATTACTTGGTTTTATTGCTCAAATCGCAGGCTTTACCATTTCCCTTCTTGGAAATAATGATTTACTCAAATCGACCATAAACTATCAGTGGTTTAGTAAGACTTACACTCAGCATTTTTTGTATCCTTCAACAACGCAATACACTTTAAGCGATATTTTGAAATGGTTTGCTCAAAAATCGTTTGTTCTCTTTGCCGTGTTTTTAGTGCTTTATGTTCTTTTGGGCGTAGTCCCGTCGTATGAAAAGCAAGATTTACACCACAGGAATCTTATGCTCAGGATATTTATCTTGTTTTTTATAGCAAATATTCTCTTTGAGTTCGTTTATATGTTTGTTATGAAGCAATTTAACCCTATGACTTTACAAAGCAATACAAAGAAATTTGAGTTAGTAAATAGAATTTTAATGTGGCTATTTAGTCCATTTTCTACATCAAACTTTATAACAATAGGTTTATTATCTATTCTTCTTCAAAGTAAATTTACTGGAAAATCCTCCGTTAGAATAATTTTCTTTTTATATGTTATTTCTTTTATATCTTTGCTATTTTCGATTCCGCTTGGCTTTTTGCAATCTCATGAGCCTTCTTTTGTATCTGTTTTTATTTCACTTATCATTTTTATCGTGTCATTATTAATAGGAATGTATTCGATTTTCTTTTATGTGCCTTTGGCAAGAGATGATACATTTAAGGATGGTATCGATGAAGGATTTGGCTTAGCAAGGAAGTATCCTGATATTAAGTTAATATATTTAGGAAGTCTTATTTTACTTTCTCTAATTGGAATCGGTTTTTATTTTATAAATTCTCATGTTTTTGGCTTATCTAAAACTTTTAATATAATTAATTTCGTTAACTATATTCTTGAATTTCTCGGTAATTTTATTGTTTCTATGCTTATTGTAACGATTTACGAACTTTCATTAGGCTATTCTGGAGAGGACGATACAAATTATACTGATTTAGAAGGGAAGTGATGAAAGTGCTTTTTGGACCGCTACCGGAAGGTGCAAATCTTTATGTTATTAATGCGTTGTTAATCCTTGCTTATTCAATTTTTGTTATTATTGGATTTAACTCAAAGCGAAACTATTTTGCTGGAGTAAGGACTCCTGAAACTCTCGGGAACGATAACATATGGAAAGAAGTAAATAGAAGGGTATTGATTGTCACTCTTTCGTTTACTGTCCCACTCTTTATCCTGAACCTTGTATTTGCCATTTTGAAGTTTGGAGAGCCTTTCGGCATTGCAATACTTGTAGTTTTTGCTCTTGGTATGATTATTATAAACACTTACTCTCTTAAATATGCACAAAATCTTGTAAAAGAAAGTGGTAATGAGGTCCAGAAAACTGAAATTCCTCTTACAAAAGTTATTTTGCTTTTATTAGGGACGATTTTTCTTGCATTAATATGGTTTTTAATATGGAATTGGAAGGTTAAATAAACTCGATAGAATTTAATTTAGTCGCTTTTATATTTCTCGTCATTTGTTATGTTTTGTAATTTTATTTTGATTTTATTACTAACCCCGAGAATCTCGAGTATGGCTAATATAATTAGAATGATAACACCTGAATAAATTGAATTGCTTTCTTCATATGAAAGGAATATGAAAACAATCCCTGACAGAACAAGAAGTGTAGCGAATAAGAAGATTTTTTTAGTATCGTTTGCTCGTATTGCATTTTTAATCCAGGTAAGGCTTTCTATGTAAATTGTTACAGAGGCAACACTCAAAATAAACCACAAAGCCCATACCACTCCCTTAACCATATTTTTACCTCCTGTGTTTCCTATTTTTGCTTTTTTCCTAAATGATTCTTTATAATTCTCTTCGCCTTATCGAAATCGCCTGCTTTTACATATATATTTTCGGAAGCAATCCCAAATGTAGATTGACCAAATCGAGCCTTGATGTATGCATCCATACCTTCTCCATAAGAGCCTGGCACTTCTTTTTTAACGACCGCCTTGATGCCATTTGTCCCAAGAAGGTTCTTAATTAACTCTGCTTCCATTTCGTTACTTGTTGAAGCAAGAAACACAAGTCCTTCTTTTGTATGTCCCTTAGATGGGTTTATGTATAGCGAATTTTCACGCCTCCTCAGTGCAAATAACGCAAGAAAAGAGACAGCTGAAATGAAAGAGCAAATGCTTCCAATTATAAAGGGAGTCCTATCCTGAATATCGAGAATCGAGGAAATTGCAAAAATAATAATCGAGGAAATAAAGCATACCCCGAAAACCACTCTAAGCATCTTATCCAAACTTTCCGTATTTTTCATCATAATCATTTTACAACAAATTGAAAAAATTTATAGAGGAAAATTATTAAACAACCAGACACCCGGAGTAGAGAAAAATGTAAAAAGAAGTACAAGTTTCAGAAACTCTTACATTTTTTTCAAAAAGTGTTATACTCTTTTAGAGTGAAAAATGCCCAGTTTGAGAGGTACTACGTGAACGAGATACTATGAAAGAGTATATTATAGAAGCGCAAAAACTCATATATGCCTTGATTGATCATTTTGGTTTTGAGGACATTATCCTGACTTTTTCAGTTTCCAATTCGGACCCAGGGAAAAGAAGGGAATTCAAAGATATTCATGCAAGTTTTGGACAAGACAGCTCTTCAGAGTTTGCTTCCTGGTTCGTTTTGGTGAGGGCAAAAATGGTAGGGGAGAAATACAACATAATGTCCATTGTCCTCAGGCATTTTTTGAGGAATCAGATGATCCCGTTTGTAACAAAAGATAACAAGGTAATTAAAATACCAAAAAAGGAAATTTACCACTTTTTGATTCTTACAAATGTAAGCGAAGGACCAGAATCAATTGATAGAGCAGGAATCGTATCTCGGGAGATGGAAATAGAAGACCATGTGTTCGCCTTTGATGAGAAGGAGACATACGAAGCGCAAAATACAGATTATAGGACGGGCAAACCTCTCGAACCTGAAGCAGGAGTAATCTGCAAATCTTCAATAGAACTAATTGAGCATCTATTGAACGGAGGATCAAAACTTTTGTAAAGTGAAACTAGTTAATGATACACTGTTCGCCTGCGCTTTATTCTTTATCTGGTTAATTATAAAGTTTAGTATCTGCAAGNNNNNNNNNNNNNNNNNNNNNNNNNNNNNNNNNNNNNNNNNNNNNNNNNNNNNNNNNNNNNNNNNNNNNNNNNNNNNNNNNNNNNNNNNNNNNNNNNNNNGTTCGCCTGCGCTTTATTCTTTATCTGGTTAATTATAAAGTTTAGTATCTGCAAGAGTTGGTTTTCTTATAGTTGAGTTCCTTGCTGTTATTAGCTTTCGCCCTCATTTCATAGTAGAGTTTTTGACTTAAGTTTGTAAAATTTTCTTAATACTCCAAATTTTTTATATTAAAAAAGATTTTATATTATATAATATTGTCAAAATGTGGAGGTATTTATGAAAAGAGTTTTAGTTTTATTGTTGATTTTTATGCTTGTGCCTATTTATCCATTGAAGGCGCAAACTATTAGCCAACCGAAAATTGCACTTTTACGCCTCGAGGATGTCTCTCCCTGGTATGCAATGCAGGGAAATGGGCTTGAGGCGCTCAAGAAAGTAGCAGAGTACCTCCATTCTCAGAATGTTCCGTTTCATGTATCTGTTGTCCCGATCTATACTGATCCAAAAAGAAAAATCTATCTTGATATGAGTGACCCAAACGACCCTCGTATGGCAGAGTTCAGGGAAACTATCAAGTATATGGCAGCAATGGGAGGAGTAATTGGCATACACGGTTATACGCATCAGCATGGAGATGGCATCTCAACTGCGGATTTTGAATTTGGGGTTGATGAGGAGACTTCAACTGATACTTATGCAGAATCACATATAACAAAAGCAATAGAAGCATTTAATAAATCAGGTATTAAATATTTTTACTGGGAGACACCGCACTATACGGCAAAAGCGAATCAGTACAAGATCTTTGCAAAGTATTTTACACTATTTTACGAGCCTGATTTTAACTATCACAGGACAAAAACAATTGCGGTTTACTACGATTTAAGGGATGATAAGAAGCCCGTTTACTTTTTTCCTGCGCCATTCCTTATGGTAACAAACGAAGCTGATGTTTTAAGGATTTTAAATTGGGCGAAGTTTTCTAATGCAAATTTCGTGTCCTTTTTCTTTCATCCTTTTAGAGAGTTTTATTCTACTTATGGTGGAGAAGGCAAGCTTGTTTTTGAAACAACCAGAACAAGAGGGTATATCGAAAGACTTGTAGAGGATTTGAAACATCAAGGATACACTTTTAAGACAATCAATGACCTTAAGATTATCACCTTTAAGCCTAATAGCGATGTCTATTCTATAAATGACCTTTATTTGGTCGATAAAAATAAGCCAATTTTTAAATCTAACACTTTCTATCTTCCTTTGAAGAGTTTACTAAGTTCCCTCAGCATAAACACGGAAAATTTAGAGGATACTTTGAATTTTGTTTCTAATAACCAAAAGATAACCTTATACCTAAAAGATCTTTCTATAGATGCTAATGGAATTAAGATTACAAAGGAAGGCTTTAAAGGGATACCCCCTATTATAAATGTTGGAAATAATCTTTATGCATCGGTTGATTTTATTTCACGCTTCCTTGCGGTAGTTCAAGTTAACAGTGCAAGGGAAGAGATAATAGTAATAAAGTAAACAGTTTTTACGCTTTTGGTAAATATTTGTATCGCTCTGTATGGCAAATACCCAGCTATTTTAAAAAAGTCTCTTACTTAAGAACAAGGTTTTGAATAAATAGAGCAAATTACCTTCTAAAACTAAATGCTGCAAGTTTGAAGATTATAGGGTTGTGGTTTATACTATCCTTGCAGAGAAAAATCTAAAACTTCTTGAAGAAGAGAAATCTGAGGAATTAAGGAGCCTTTATGCGGATAATATCTAAATTAAGGGCGACGATTTAACGTGTCCTTTTTAATTTACTTTTGTTTGCAAGATTTTTAAAAGATGGTAAAATTTGATTAATACTTTAGTTTAAGTTGTAGATAAAGGAGAGGTTAATTAGAAAATGGCTGAAATTAATACAGAAAAGAAAAAAATCGGTGAGATTTTTGTGGATAACTTTCTATTTAAATTCCCAATTTTCAAAGATCGTTTAGCTGGAGGAAAGATAACTTTTCTGAGTTATTTGAGGATATTTATGCTGCATCCGACGAGAACCAGGAAGAATATTTCTTAGGTTCTATAATTTTGCAGCGAGAGGGAGAAAGTAGAACTTACTCTATAATAGATGGTCAACAGCGGTTGACTAGCATTGCAATTCTTCTTGCTGTTATGAGAGATAAAACTAAAGATGAAAATTTGAGACAATCTATTCAGGAGTCTTTATACGAAAAAGGTGATAAATTTAAAAGGATACCATTATCCTTCCGAATAAAGATGTGGAAAGACTTGAGTGATTATAAAAAGTATATTTATGAAATGTCTAAAACAAATTTATATGTTGAGGAATTTGAGAGTGGCAAGATTAAGTATACCGATAAAAAGGACCCAAGATATTCTCTCTATGAAGAAATTAAAACATTCAGCGAGGAATATGCCGAAAAATTCACAGGAAATCCAGGTTCTGAAGGTAAATTTGTTGAGTATCTTTTTAGCAATGTGTATCTTGTTAACATCTGGACTAGGGAGTTACCATATGCCATTAAATTGTTTAATGTATTGAATACAACGGGTCTTCCCTTAACGACCGCTGATATTCTTAAAGCGGTTAATTTGGCGGCAATTGATGAATATAAGCGAGCTAAATATGCAGAAAT from Caldisericum sp. encodes:
- a CDS encoding WG repeat-containing protein, which translates into the protein MNAKRLVSLLVLVVLIFTSCGAKESKGAYSNESLKYLPQLIPYRAGEYWGYCNKDKHIIVQPKYSEAYLLSEGLAAVNLNGKWGYIDEKGNTVIQPKFGMAGNFHEGLAYVSIGNKYGYIDAKGKLVINPMFDSAWDFHNGIAMVSMNIPKVGTKYGYIDKTGKYIVEPKFDYGYDFNGSFAVVMSGWKQGVINKYGKIIVPTKYDQVFIVENTLGLFAVRSGDKYGLFDAKGKMVLSIKYDYIGNFVDGLAPTGLNGKWGYINTKGQVAIPFTFDGAEDFHEGLASVSVKGNYGYIDEKGRFIIKPAYKCSYMFSEGLAAVQDKSGKWGYINKSGTVVIKPVYDEANNFSEGLAYVKAGGTQKFIDKNGNTAFVIPASFDKLGYVISYPYFVNGLITVVLPQGAGVSKTIGYMDGRGTQYWEEKK
- a CDS encoding DUF1648 domain-containing protein, with product MEGLKGEKKLSSSGKVFIFIAFAILLVTFALSIFFYPRLPQVIATHWNAFGEVDGFMQKSWGVFTLPIFSSAITLFFILVPKIFRTKESEKFREIYYEIAIFLSLLFLLAQIHTLLWNIGIKLNANVFISFTLGGLLMSFALILDDMGKRIENETKGDITFSERYDLNSVKAVSLTFKVIGIIAILGAFFPRYSVWFVVFPLMFSPFLIALFISIKS
- a CDS encoding SdpI family protein, with the translated sequence MKVLFGPLPEGANLYVINALLILAYSIFVIIGFNSKRNYFAGVRTPETLGNDNIWKEVNRRVLIVTLSFTVPLFILNLVFAILKFGEPFGIAILVVFALGMIIINTYSLKYAQNLVKESGNEVQKTEIPLTKVILLLLGTIFLALIWFLIWNWKVK
- a CDS encoding sortase B protein-sorting domain-containing protein, which encodes MVKGVVWALWFILSVASVTIYIESLTWIKNAIRANDTKKIFLFATLLVLSGIVFIFLSYEESNSIYSGVIILIILAILEILGVSNKIKIKLQNITNDEKYKSD
- a CDS encoding DUF2007 domain-containing protein, which codes for MKNTESLDKMLRVVFGVCFISSIIIFAISSILDIQDRTPFIIGSICSFISAVSFLALFALRRRENSLYINPSKGHTKEGLVFLASTSNEMEAELIKNLLGTNGIKAVVKKEVPGSYGEGMDAYIKARFGQSTFGIASENIYVKAGDFDKAKRIIKNHLGKKQK
- a CDS encoding DUF2334 domain-containing protein; the encoded protein is MKRVLVLLLIFMLVPIYPLKAQTISQPKIALLRLEDVSPWYAMQGNGLEALKKVAEYLHSQNVPFHVSVVPIYTDPKRKIYLDMSDPNDPRMAEFRETIKYMAAMGGVIGIHGYTHQHGDGISTADFEFGVDEETSTDTYAESHITKAIEAFNKSGIKYFYWETPHYTAKANQYKIFAKYFTLFYEPDFNYHRTKTIAVYYDLRDDKKPVYFFPAPFLMVTNEADVLRILNWAKFSNANFVSFFFHPFREFYSTYGGEGKLVFETTRTRGYIERLVEDLKHQGYTFKTINDLKIITFKPNSDVYSINDLYLVDKNKPIFKSNTFYLPLKSLLSSLSINTENLEDTLNFVSNNQKITLYLKDLSIDANGIKITKEGFKGIPPIINVGNNLYASVDFISRFLAVVQVNSAREEIIVIK